The genomic interval tcctatgtaatatattTTATAGTGTACAAAGTCTTTGATCACAACTGTAAGATATACTTTAGGAAAGGAGTTTTCTAGTTACACATACGATATCACTATAAGATATTATATAGTTGTCGAATCAATATACAATCCTCGATGTACCAATTGTTGTAAATTCGATCgggatatatgagatgaaggAACCAAACTATACACTAACCATAATCGACTGGTTCTTGCAAGCACTATTCAGTGATACCTAGGGAATCATGGGACGATACTGCTAGACGCTCTTATCATGATTCATTGGATATTAATCTGAATTAATTCTGGCATCCTATAATTAAAGAGTTAATCATAGAATGAGGCTATTAAGGGTATGCCTAAATATAGGACAAGTATATTCTGAATCATAAAGAGTCGTGAACTCACGGCTAACAATATCCCTAAACCATTGAGGGTCACACAAGTATTGATTTCCTTATTTCCCGTTAAGAAGTAAAATTCAAATAGTTaaatttgacaaataaaatttgatgtgatcaaacagtgtattgacaaataaaatttgatatgatcaaatgttaGAGTGATTTCCAATCAATGGAAACAAGGAGAGTGAAAGAGCTTCACATAAAGTCTTAgatttatattattgtaatagCGAGGAAGTGTGTTTGTCGTGTTAACGATATTGGATCATTGATATGATTACAATGGACTCGCATTATTAGattcaaaaaaattctaaaaatttaataaatcaagatgGAAGAGATAATGGGCCTTGAAGGCTCAAGCCCACGTgagaaaaagataaaaattaaaataaatgaaaaggaaaatggaaattttcatttcaaggtatgatgaaaaaaataaagaaaataattttttttgttcttttttttctttatcccTCCACAACGTTATCCTTTTTCCCCGCTCATTTTCTCCACTCACTCcacgtttttttttttattatttggcttgctttttaagaaattaaaattaagagctctctttttctctcatgAAGAAGAGTTCCGTGAGTCACCTCTTTGTtttttgtgtgtgttttttttttgtttttttgctgAATTCGGACACAAGAGTATTCTCTTCTTCATGGCTGAAAAAGATATACGGCAGCATCATAGTTTGGGATCTTGTTGAATTCGGACAGCACGCTTCTTCTGCTTATATTTGGAGAGTTTTTGACAGTCATATCCACTATTCTCCCTAAGAATTTCGGCAGCCGTTTTTCAAAAGGAAGAAGATAGAgttcttctttctattcttccATCGAAAAGTTTCATCTTTTTGTTGTTACTTCTTTTCTTTGAGAAATATTATTGCCGCCCacctttttttagaattttagaagGCATAGTTCCTTATTGAGGACTGTTAGACATCCCCTTATGAAGGAGTAATTGGGTAAcctcttcctcatcttcgaggaAGACTTTTCGACCGTCTCAACGAAAAATGGCACTTGATCTCTATGCAATCAGGTGTAGGTGTTGGAAAAAGGATTCTGATCGTGGACCGGATTAGACGAAGGAAGTACAAGCTCATGACAATTAACAAAGAGTTATTTTACTACAACCAAATAGTTAGAGTCATCCCCAAACACAGGTTGTTTGGAAGGTATATttatgcttatatatatataagtgatgcatgtgttaatagttttatttaggtTTTTCTTACATGATCTAATAGgtttattttagatagtttagcatgtctaaataaaatgattaaattagcaTTATATGAATCAATCACATGATAGTTTATCTTTGTTATACTTTTAGGATCTTACTTATATGATTAGATTGTAATACATACTTAGATAATAATCATGCCtatgtttattttaaaaatcataaaaacactcctttaatgtaattgttaaatcataaataaaattttaaattttcactaTCCATAGGAGTGTAGAAACACGATATCTGAATTTTGAATTCggttccaacagtggtatcaaagtcagGTTATCTTTGTTTGTCGTATggactttaaaataaaaatatatatgttcttgttaattAGTTTGACCATTTAAATATTTGGTAACATATTAGGGTGAAACATAATTTTACCTATAAAAATTGGTTTACCAAAATTGATTATAGataaattgatttatcaatttagTTGATAATCTTGCAgtcaaatttaaagaattaacaagaaacataaattgatcaattaattaattatttaattaattgatataaaatattttctattttgcaTCCAATACAAGAAGGATGATCAAATGGTTCTCAATGATTACTCATCcttaaaatatgatatatttgatTTATAGTATTAGATATATGTATGTATGTTATTTTATAACATAGTTGTTTGATTCTAGCAAacatacataaaacatattatatcttCCAAGTGatgatataaatatttaaattaaaatccctcattttgaatatgatttaaaatttagatcgagtcataaaggaaaaaaaataaaagagtatatttTTCACTGCCTTCCATCAACGGTGGCTACACGATGAAAACTACCCATGGTCAATGTCTGACTTATATCATTGGGGAGGCATGGGCGTCGGAAAGTTGTGTCTTCCACTAACATAAATGATGTGGATTGGGTGGAACTCCCATGACTTCGGCTCATATCATTGAGGGAATGCATGACGACCGTCCATTACAATCTAACATTCATAGGTTGGCTTGACACGCAAAGATAATCAGCGTCATATTATTGGGGCCTTATCAAATGTGAGGCGAATTACATAGATGTTTCATATGATGTAATTGAGTTCTACCTTTTGGGAATTGTAATCGACTGATATCATTCAGGGATCACAATTGGCTAATTGGGCTCTATGTGCTTACTAAGGAAATATAATTTCCCATTTCCATTAGAGGGTGATAGAAATGTCAAAAATAGTGGGAGACAATTCAAAATATAAAAGTCCACATATTTTATCTtatgaattatttaaaataatctaTAATATTTATTATCTGTtttcattttaatatattttcaatatGGTATCTCGGAATCCACTATCTATGATACTTGATCAGAATAAATTAACTAGACCTAACTATTCTTACTGgctaacaaatttaaagattGTCCTGACATTTAAAAAAATTGCATATACACTTGATAAGGCACCTCCAAAAGAGGCTCCTGTTAATGCCaccgctgataagttggaaaagcTTGAAAAATGGCCAGACCATAATCTTCAAGCAAGATGTTATatgttggcttcaatgtcaaatgaatTGCAAAGGCAGTTTGAGGAGACTGTGGATGCTACTGATATTCACAAACACCTACAAGAGTTGTATGGTACACAGACTTGTTCAGGTAGGCATGCGATTGTCAAGGAGCTCATGGCGGCTCGTATGCGAGATGAGGCTTCGGTCCATGAATATGGGGTCAAGATGATTGGGGTTATTGAAAAGTTATTGAACCTTGACTTAGTTATTCCACACGAGCTATCGACAGACATCATATTGATGCCTTTCCCCTCCTCATTTGACAATTTTGTAATCAACTTCAATATGAATAAGCTAGAGGGCTACCCTTGAGGAGTTAGTTAATATGCTTGCAAATTATGAAGCAATAacaatgaaaaaggaaaaaactaTTTTCCTTATGGGTTCATCTTCTGGATCCAAGAAAGGAtccaagaaaaagggaaagaactATTCTACCCCTATGAAGAAGATCAAGCCTAATAAGAAGCCAAGGCCTACAAAGCCTAATCAGTCAGAACATGTTTGTTTCCACTGTAACAAGCCTGGACATTAGAGGCGCAATTGCAAGGAATATCTTGCTCAGAAGCGTTGAGACAAAGGTATGCTCTATATAGAAGTTAATGTCTCTATTAACTctacttcttgggtattggatactgGCAGTGGTTTTCATCTTGGCAATGATTTGCAGATGATGATAAGACTCAGAGAGGGTGAAATCTTCTTGAGACTTGGGAACGGAGCAAGAGTTGTTGTAAAAGCTATAGGAGATATTACTTTGATCTTGAGGAATGCATTTAAGTTGTATTTAAGAGATGTTTTATTTGTtccaaacttagttaaaaatattatttctatttctatgcttGATAGATGTGATTATTCTTATCTTTTTACAAAAGGTATTTTCAATATTTACAAGGATAAATATTTGATTAGGACTGGTGAATTAGAAAATGATCtctataacttaaaattaaaagatatttCAATAAATAATATACAAGCGCAATcaacaataaagaaaataaaagaagataGTACAAATCAAGCACACATATGGCACGCTAGATTAGATCATATTTCACAAAGAAGGATGGCTAAGTTAGTAAGTGAAGGATTGTTTGATTCATAAGACATAAATTTTCTACCAACTTGTGAATTCTATctgaaaggaaaaatgactaagGCACCTTTTAAAGGTCAAGTAGAACATGCGCATGATATGTTGGATTTGATCCATACCGATGTGTGTGGTCCATTAAGTGTTAGCACAAAATATGGCCATTACTACtttattacttttactgatgactATTCATGGTATGGGTATATATATTTGATGAAATATAAGTCTGacttttttgaaaagtttaaagagttTAGAAATGAGGTAGAAAAATAACTGGGAAAAAGTATTAAAAGCTTCGATTAGATCGACATAGAGAATACTTAAGTACAGAGTTTAAGGACTATCTAAAAGAGAATGAGATTCTTTCATAGTGGACTCCTCCTGCAACACCATAGcttaatggtgtagcagaacatCGTAATCGAACACTGATGGACATGATTCGATTTATGATGGAATTCATTAATTTACCACCATCATTTTGGGACTATGTGCTCGAAACTGGGGCAATGTTGTTGAATAAAGTTCATACAAAAGCAGTAGAAAAGACACCATATGAGATATGGATGGGAAAACCTCCCAAGTATTCATACTTGAAAATATGGAGACGTCCTGTTTATGTGAAGCAGACAGTGGGAGACAAACTGCATAGTAGATCCACTTtgtgttattttgtaggatatctaaAGAACTCTGTTGGATATTATTTCTATAATCCcaataaaataaaagtatttgTTTCAAGAAATGTCACCTTCTTAGAGAAGGAATTTCTATTAGATAGAAAAGGCAGGATGATAGAACTTGAAGAGGTTCGAGACGATTCCACCACTGAAATAATAGAGCCTACACCCCAACAGCCAGTAGAATAAGTACACACTTTAAGGAGATCAGATAGGGTCTCAAGACTATCTGTGAGTATGATCTATTCCTTGAAGGAAATTTGAATGACTCTAATTATGAATGTGATCCAAGATCCTTTAAGGAGGCGATATTTGGTATCGACTCGACTCAATGGTTAAAAGCCATGAAATTCAAAATGGACTCCATGCACCAAACCAAGTTTGGTCAATAGTGGATCTATCTGAAGGAATCGTTCCCATAGGATGCAAATGGATCTATAAGAGGAAACTTGGAGTTGATGGAAAGGTATTGACCTTCAAAGCTAGATTAGTGGCAAAaggatataataaaaaaaaaggagtTGACTATAATGAAACGTTTTCACCAGTCGCAAAGCTTATGTCCATTCAGATATTGCTTGCCATAGCTGCATGGTATGACTATGAGATATTACAGATGGATGTGAAGACGACATTTCTTAATGGTGATATTAAGGAAGAGATTTACATATCTCATCTTGAAGGATTCACATCTGTGGGAAGTGATCATAGGTATGCAAACTTCAGAGAACAATTTATGGTCTCAAGCAAGTGTTGAGAAGTTGGAAGCTCAGATTTGATGATACAATTtgacaatttaattttattaaaaatcctgAGGAACCATGTGTGTACAAGAAAGTTAGTAGGAGTGCAGTGACATTCTGATACTATATGTTGATAACattctactcattgggaatgatatAGGAATGCTTCAGTTAATAAAAGTATGGTTAGCCAGTAAATTCTCCATGAAGGATTTGAGTGAAGCATCTTATGTACTGAGAATACTGATCTGTAGAGATATAACAAAGAGGATGCTGGGGATGACCCAATCCACATATATGGATACCATACTCAGAAGATTCTCCATGGAAGAATCTAAGAGAGGATACTTACCAATGTATCATGGTATAACTTTATCCAAGTCTATGTGTCCTAAGACAGATGAAGAGATAGAGATGATGACACACATTCCTTATGCGCTTGCCATTGGTAGTATCATGTATAGTATGATATTTGTCCCCTcaggacggtctagtggctagcacatgaggtgttgtcccatgaggtctggggttcaaatctcgacaaagtcgaggtaaatgccttccttatgtgctaatcaatattccaaaggctagtagccgcccgtgatttacctcctccgtgttggccctgagacAAGTTGGCGGAGGCGCGGGGGGCGAGTGTATTCGCCTTTTACCACCATGTATAGTATGATATCTACAAGACCTGATATACCATACGCTCTGAGTGTCCTGAGTTGATATCAGTCAAACCCCGGTTCATTGCACTGGAAAGCTGTGAaagatattcttaagtacttacgaaggactaagaaTTTGTTCATGACATATGGGGTTGGAGAATTAAAATTGGAAGGCTACACTAACTCTAGCTTCCAATCAGATGTGGATGATTCAAAATCAACCTCTGGATATGTATTCACATTGAATGGTAGTGTTGTCTCTTGGAAGAGTTCCAAACAAGACACAATTACATATTCCACAACAGAGGCAGAATACATTGAGATTTCAAAAGCAGCAAAGGATGCAATTTGAATTAGGAATTTTATCCAAGAGCTaggtgttggtgcagggagcaccagacaatcgaacttaagttttgattatgttaaagggttcaaagttaaagttacTTGTTGtataacaagtgtgattgagcttgcaagaaagtcctaagggctcttaggcaaaagccctagtggattctaggcaggtggaccTTAGCGGGAGGTAACCCTAGCTCCTAggcggtggtaaccctaggtggaaagtcttggcggatcgagcgctttgggcaaaatcctagagtcggggaatctaggtgaaaatcctggaggTCGCagaccgggtggaagtctggatgggtcaggATCGGACGTCCAGCGAGACAGTCCAGAAGTCTCGAGCcctgagcaaaagcccagtcgatctagaggactgGTTTGGCAAcaagtaacttctcctgagaggagtaggtgaggacgtattCCCTGTAGAGTGAACAATagacgtcggtttgacctagaatTTCAGCGAAACTCGAAGTCAAAACCGGACAGTTCGGAAactgtcaaaataatttattatttcatattttattgtgctaactctattttgcaaggtatgttttgttggatttttcgggccgcgaaaaccactttttcgggccgcgaaaatcgctttttcgggccgcgaaaaccactttttcgcgtcgcggaaaccccgaaactccctagccaacggatccgtgcaaagaaaattttttcaaaaactacgagtacgagtttacctagatctacacttagatctacaagggaaaaaggttatacctttgaagcgaagcccttcgcaatcccgcaagtccaagatacgccggatctcaagattgtcaacgtagacaatcctctagaagtatccacacgaacaagatgtgttctctaacacacaaggatggagaagagagcaccacaagtgtgctagcactttctagggctctcggatgggaatgaaaagaaaaggatagagaagagaaatagaatggatcttatgaacactcttcttcttcttctatatgacaatcactctaccttttcttcatgaaactcaaactcattcaccttctttcttgcttgaaaactttcggccaagagaagaggagagggagagcttgaggaaaacttgaggaagaagaagatgcaattagccttgaatgaaaaataatgcatcccattcattttgagtggccggccacatcaagagtaactcctctcattaatgtggccgaccacattaagtccaagagaagatgtaacttccattagatggcacaatcatgtattaactatgatgatgtggcacatcatcattggccacttaatgccaagtcacacatatgatgtggcataaagtcaagtcaaacttgactcttcctcttcctctcaagtcaagtcaaacttgacttaatctctctcatggttgatctaatccaaccatttaattcaagccaatttattataatgaatctaatttatttaattaaattgattcaatgagtcataatctaaattagactcattgaacacatgaatcaacttgagtccaactcaattagcccaattaggattactcttaatccaatttgattcatcaaatgaatctaatcctcttggttcatcatatgaacctaatctccatccacttgttctttgtgtgtgatccaataggttcttgtaacgttggcaatgcccctaaactcatttagaagcataagtaatgagcggtatctagcaatacatcattactacccaagttacaagaatgttgagatccaacatcaccttgtgactactaattgtgactcctcacaatatatgacaagtgtccttctatcctagacatctagattgatcaatgtgagacatatgttaggatccttcgtacggaggctagagaggggggtgtgaatagccgaccccaaattgtcgcgtttctacaaactaaggttagcgcagcggaaaataacacgtagaaatgaaggaaaagaagaaaaacttcaaacaaactgatgtaacgaggttcggagatgatactcctactcctcggtgtgtccgtaaggtggacgagccctatcaatccgtcggtggatgagtccccggagaaccggctaataaatgctccttgtgggtggagaaacctcgccacaatacttgtaacaacaagaaggagtacaacagatacaagaaagcaaaagacaatatgaaacacttgcttgcctttcttgttgactggagtgatgaagcagctgcttcacaccagcagcagctgacgagaattcagtcgagaagctcacgcgaagcttcagctgcgaggagctcagcaaagctctgatagcaggtaagagcagaagctctagagcacacgaacagaagttctaaggaggaagcaaAAAAATGGCAGCAACGAAGCCctgtagcttcttttatacctgcgaagaaaaacacgaaggaatatagccgttgcgtcgcaacggctagtgccctgatcggtccacagaccgatcaggagtgtgcctgatcggtccacagatcgatcagcgctttctcccgaacttcgctagctactgatcgtgctctgatcggtcgtggtgaccgatcagggtatggtctgctgaccgatcagggcttattgagtgcggttcctcgcactcctcaagatcgtcacctgatcggtcggcagaccgatcaggatatcgcctgatcggtcttgcagaccgatcaggctccatgctgatcggtccccagaccgatcagtaagctcacagaatcgatgcgtgccttctgtttgttatctgatcggtcagcagaccgatcaaatacacaagcgtatcactggatcggtctggtgaccgatccagagcttggtttttgcccaaaccaagtcccaagtctcccaaaccaacatccggtcaaccttgatctgttggtacatcatgcttagcatccggtcactcccttgacctgctaagactccctaccaagtgtccggtcaatccctttgacccacttggactttcctctttgtgtcaagtatccggtcactcccttgacctacttgacattcttaacaccagatgtccgatcacccttgatccatctggattttcccttgcccggcttcactcaccaggactttcacctagcttcactcactagggttttccccttcacctagcttcactcactatgattttccgactgcctggcttcactcaccaggacttctccgactgcctggcttcactcaccaggacttttccccgtgccaaactccctgtttggactttccgcgtgccaagctacctgcttggacttttccccgtgccaagtttccgtacttggacttttctactgccaagtctccatacttggacttttcgcgtgccaagctccctgcttggacttttcctgaatcaggtcaaccaggtcaaccttgacctaaggttgcacctacaatctcccaaacacctattcttgtcaaacatcaagaatacaactctcttctcgtcaaacatcgtcaaacatcaaaacacaactcgagtcaggtcaactcgagtcaggtcaaccaggtcaaccttgacctaaggttgcaccaacaatctccccctttttgatgtttgacaaaatccaaaatcaagttaggttaacccgataacctaacttaggttttccaatgttcttccttgaacattcttccaaaacctacactctcccccttgggacatctctccccctttttgacacacatcaaaaagagggaatcaaggtcaagagtttcttcctaatgaaagtctcatacctttcattgaaacccttaatttcccccttgatactaaactcaacactcaacttagtgacaatcccatatcactaatcctcaaaagtcttaaggagtaaaaacttcccctaaaagtcaactcccccttgacaattagttaagactccccctaaaggtcaactccccttgaccattgcaccaacaatgtcttggagagtttcaaacctttagaaacccgaaactcaactcccacagctgaaatttcagaccacagtcgaaattcagcaaattcagcacgcctgatcggtcaccggaccgatcaggacccctctggatcggtccagtgaccgatccagccttggacagactcgagttctgatttccttctcccgaaattcagaaactcacaacaaattccagaaaattccaaaaattataaaattttgaggatatattcctcataacatatactatcaaggaaaaatagttttctatgaaaataacttccattttcaaatcttgatacaaagtttgaaaagttttgaaatagctcaaagtttcaaaaactttgtatcactttgttcaatgatgaatgctatcactagaaaagcttcatcaaggtttttcaaatcaatttcaaaatgattttaaaccttttaatttaggatcataatcttagggctaaatgtacatgacttgtacataagctttccctatgatccccccaattttgaattaggttcatctaggtacaagaactatgcaccttgatcctaactcatcatcctaatatctcacacacatctaaggtgtatcaaacacattcaagtcaattttgatgtgagatatgagtttaggtccagttaggctaagttctcatgcattttctaaacaccaatttgatctcaatatcaaaatgtgcttttatccttaaatcaatttcattgattattaatgcaagagatgatgacatggcatgaaataatatcataaatgaaaacatgtgccaatgtcatgatgtcatggcataaagtatgaaacttaactaaagcatgacatataaagaacctaagctttatcatgacatatcaaatgataaaattaaacatgatgtcatgacatgtgagggcaaataatcatggcaagatttagcatgagtaagacatacctagattacctatctaagtatccttagccttagctaatacttaagctttaacccttgattgccctaatatgccaaaatcctaattttgacacttcttgaactctagattcatccatgccacttaaagatcaaatttatcctcaaatcttggcatgtttcatttttcctcaagagttctctagattttcccaaattgtgccaattgaaattaacatcatcattttccatgatggcacattttactcttccaaggagtaaatattccatttcattttcaaaggttcccaaaaaccttgaaaatgctccttgagcgtcaatttcctcaaaattgggttaactacccttctaatcggagttgacactctctaacccatctatggggtagagaagatgctcctaggaacccaatacctatttgagctcattgggttcactaaatactcactagggataacttccctagcaaccctcctaatgaccctcttaggctttaaagccttggtcatttgggactcatcaagatcaactttaggggtgactccccttgtgaccttggtgatggtcttcctaaccctagattttgttccataatcgaatggaacattatgataagtgggcttgaccacttgggacttaggtttgtgacccaaacctttcttgtccttggacattggtttttgacccttaaaacctagagatgacttctccaagttcttaagagccttttccaaagtatcaagtcttgacctcaagacttgattctccttctctaatacctcaagttttaatttttcattattctttgaggcattcctaggcatatgtctagttgatttgggattcctacctaggttttccttagccttagatgagttaattctagggttagctttcctagtgttatccttatctaggcttacatgtttggctcctaagaacatatattgattcctaagattatcatgcttatcattcttgacaattgcaataaaactactagcatgagtcttattattattgcaagaatgtgccttaaatgttaccttagggtttgccttagctccccctatcgacgtgctcggtctcttgtccttgtgagattgcctcccccttggacattgactccgataatgtccccttcgcttgcattgaaagcacaccacgtgctctttgcctttgcgtatcgggacttcgactttcttgacctttggcgccggtggagtcttcctaaccctctttggacacttactcttgtagtgcccaaattccctacactcaaagcacattatgtgtaatttgctagaaattaaaatgcttgagttacctaggtttgaggatggatgaacgctctctccttcatcccttctggaggtagaagcttcttcttcttgctccgaacttgaagaagaactctcctcttcttctttagatgttgagtggccctcaacttctaaatccattcctccatgatgtgaactccttggctcacttgactcctcttcatgacttgaagtggagttctcctcatggaactttgccaagttattccacaactccttggcatcgttatatccacctatactacacaaaacatcattaggtaaagagaattcaatgattttcattacctcatcattgatggttgattggtggatttgctccttggtccactccttcttctctagggtttctcctttcttgtcc from Zingiber officinale cultivar Zhangliang chromosome 6B, Zo_v1.1, whole genome shotgun sequence carries:
- the LOC121990932 gene encoding uncharacterized protein LOC121990932; its protein translation is MVSRNPLSMILDQNKLTRPNYSYWLTNLKIVLTFKKIAYTLDKAPPKEAPVNATADKLEKLEKWPDHNLQARCYMLASMSNELQRQFEETVDATDIHKHLQELYGTQTCSGRHAIVKELMAARMRDEASVHEYGVKMIGVIEKLLNLDLVIPHELSTDIILMPFPSSFDNFVINFNMNKLEGYP